The Nitrospirota bacterium genome includes the window GACAGGCTGGTCCGCAGCGGCAGCTTCCTGCAGTTCACGGTCCTCGACCCTCCTGCCGACGAGATTCTCGTTCGAGTGGAGCAGGATGGCGCCGTCCTCGCCATACAGGGCGATATAGGCGATCCCCTCCCACTTCCCGCCGGCAATAATGTCCCTGAAGATAGTGCGCTGCACGAAAGGGGCCGGCCCTCCTCCCTGCGTGACTGCGGGGGGCTCTCCCAGCAGGGCTTCGAGGCTTGCGGCTATTCCCAGGGCCTGGAACCGGAGCGCATCCTCGGCAGCGGCGAGCGAGCGGCGGTAGTGCACCGCTGTGCTCGCTACCGTTATCGCCGTTGCCGCAACGAGGATTATGATGAACGAGAGACGATGGCGTGAGAGCTGCGTGCGCGGCGCGAGGGCCATGGATCGCTCCCCCTCTCTTCTCATGCCGCGCCCTCGCCCTCGAGAATGAACTGAACCAGCGCAACGGCGACGATTGCCGCTGTCTCGGCGCGCAGTATCCTGCTCCCCAGCGTCACCGGCACGATGCCCTGCGCTTCCGCTCGATGGACTTCGTCGATAGAGAACCCGCCTTCGGGTCCTATGAAAAGATGGAGCGGCGAGGAGCCGTAAGGATGAAGGGATGGATCGCCGGAAGAGGAGCCCGGTGGGAGGGCTATGCGAGAGAGCGCCTCCCTCAGCGGCAGACCGGTCCGCTCCCAGAAAATCATGCCCCTGAGCGATTCGGCGCGCTGCAGCGAGAAGAAAGCCGCGAAGGTCATCGGCTCGCGGACGAGGGGAATCACCGCCCGGCCGGACTGTTCGGCAGCCTCTTCAGCGATCTTGCCCCACCGCTGCACCTTTCTCGTCTCCCTGACGAGGCTCCGCTCGGCGATGAGGGGGACGATCTCCTTGACTCCCAGCTCCGTAGCCTTCTGGATCACCATATCCATCTTTTCGCCCTTAAGCACTCCCTGGCAGAGGAAAAGAGGCACGGGGGGCTCAGCTGCCGCCTGCCGTTCGCCCAGGATAGCGATGCGCACTTCCCGCTTTGTCATGCCGGTGATCTCCGCGTCGTACGCTTTCCCCTTTCCGTCGATCACCTCTATGCGGTCTCCTTTCGAGCACCGGAGCACGGAGAGAAGATAGCGGGACGTATCGGGAGGCAGGCTGATATCGATACGTTGTGCGATGGCTTCCGGAGAGAGCGCGATTCTCATAGCGCGGGCACCGGGGCTACATCGAAAAGAGATCCTTGATCTTGTCTTTGAATCCCCTCGCGTCGTCGTGGGCCTCCTCGCTGATGCGCGCGAACTCTTCGAGGAGCTCTTTCTGGCGGGGCGTCAGCTTTTTGGGGACATCGATGTACACGCTGACGACCTGGTCCCCCCGGTGATGACTGCCGATGCGGGGCACCCCTTTATTCTTCAGATGGAACGATTTTCCCGAGGGAGTCCCCGGCGGAATCTTGAGCGTTGCGGGGCCGTTGAGGGTGGGCACCTCCACTTCGCCTCCGAAAACAGCCTTCGGATACGAGAGCGGCATCTGGCAATAGATGTTCATGCCGTCCCGCTTGAAGAGCGGATGCTCGTCGACGCTCAGTACCACATACAGGTCGCCGGGAGGGCCGCCGAAGCTGCCGAAATCCCCCTCGCCGGTCAACCGCAGCCGTGACCCGCTGTCGACGCCGGCAGGGATTTTGACCGACAGCTCGCGCTGCTCCTTGACCTTGCCGTTCCCTTCACAGGTGCGGCAGGGATTCGTAATGATCTTCCCGGTCCCCTGGCACTTTCCGCAGGTCTTCGAGACGCTGAAAAACCCCTGCTGGAACCGTATATGCCCCGTTCCTTTGCACTGTGAGCAGGTAGTGGGAGGGCTCCCCGGCTCCGCCCCGGTGCCGCTGCAGACGGAGCAGGCTTGCCAGCGGGGGACCTTGATCGTCTTCTCGGCGCCGAAGGCGACCTCCTCGAGCGTCACCGCGAGATTGTAGCGCAGGTCGGCGCCTTTGGTGGCGCGGGTCCTTTTGCCGCCGCCGAAGGCGCCGAAGAAGCCGTCGAAGATATCCTCGAAGAGGTCCTCGAACGGCGCGCCACCGCCGAACCCGCCGAAGCCGTATCCCGCGCCGGCGCCGAGGCCTTCAGCAGTGCCGTACCGGTCGTAGTTGCCGCGTTTTTCAGGGTCGCCGAGGCAGGTATAGGCCTCGTTGATCTCCTTGAACCGCTCTTCGGACTCCTTGTCTCCGGGGTTTCTGTCAGGATGGTATTTTAAAGCGAGCTGCCGGAACGCCTTCTTTATATCTTCCTGCGTGGCATCCCGGCCAACGCCGAGAACGCTGTAGTAATCTTTCATACGTTTACTAGTGTACCACAGGGAGCGCCGGGGCGTAAACGCGTCCGGCGCTCCCTGTTATCATCGAACAGCGGTACTGCAGCTTACTTGTTCTTTTCTACATCCTCGAATTCCGCCTCCACCACTTCCTCCTCCGGAGACTTCGCCTGCGCCCCGGCGCCTGCGCCGGCGGCCTCGCCCGCCGCTCCCTGCTGGGCCTGCTGCTGCCGATAGATGTGCTCGGCGATCTTGTGCGACGCCTTGGTGAGCTCGTCGACCGCAGCCTGCAGTTCCGCGGCATCGGTGCTGGTATCCTTCAGCCGCTTGCACTTCTCGAGGGCGGCCTCGATCTCCTTCCTCTCGGTCTCGGAGAGCTTGTCGCCGTAGTCCTTCAGCGACTTTTCGACTGAATAGACGAGGGTGTCGGCGCTGTTCTTCGCCTCGGCGAGGGCTTTCTTCTTCCTGTCCTCTTCGGCGTGCGCCTCTGCATCGCGCATCATCTTCTTGACCTCTTCCTCGCTCAGGCCGCTCGAAGCGGTGATCCTGATCGACTGCTCCTTGCCGGTGCCAAGGTCCTTGGCCGAGACATGGAGAATGCCGTTGGCGTCGATATCGAAGGTGACCTCGATCTGCGGCACGCCCCGCGGCGCCGGGGGGATACCCACGAGCTCGAAGACGCCGAGGAGCTTATTGTCCGCGGCCATCTCGCGCTCTCCCTGGTGCACCTTGATCGTAACCGCCGGCTGGCTGTCGGTGGCGGTCGAGAAGACCTGCGACTTCTTCACCGGGATGGTGGTGTTCCGTTCGATGAGCTTGGTGAAGACGCCGCCAAGTGTCTCGATGCCGAGCGAGAGGGGCGTCACATCGAGGAGCAGCACCTCCTTCACCTCTCCCTTGAGCACCGCCGCCTGAATGGCGGCGCCGACCGCGACCACCTCGTCCGGGTTGACCCCTTTATGGGGCTCCTTGCCGAAAAAGCCCTGCACCGCCTGCTGGACCTTCGGCATTCTCGTCTGGCCGCCGACGAGGATCACCTCGTCGATATCCTTCTGGGAAAACCCCGCATCGGCGAGCGCCTTCTTGCAGGGCTCGAGCGTCTTCTGGACCAGGTCATCGGTGAGCTGCTCCAGCTTGGCCCTCGAGAGCTTCATCAGGAGATGCTTCGGCCCGGTCGCATCGGCAGTGATGAAGGGGAGGTTGATCTCGGTCTCGGCAGCGGTCGAAAGCTCGATCTTCGCGCGCTCGGCTGCTTCTTTGAGGCGCTGGAGCGCCATCTTGTCCTGCTTGAGGTCGATCCCCTGCTCCTTCCGGAACTCATCGACGAGCCAGTCGATGATCCTGAGGTCGAAGTCGTCGCCGCCCAGATACGTGTCGCCGTTGGTGGAGCGCACCTCGATGACGCCTTCGCCGATCTCGAGCACCGACACGTCGAAGGTGCCGCCGCCCAGGTCATAAACGATGACCTCTTCCTCTTTCTTCTTCTCGAGGCCGTAGGCGAGGGCCGCAGCCGTGGGCTCGTTGATGATCCTGAGGACGTTCAAGCCCGCGATCTGTCCCGCGTCTTTCGTCGCCTGGCGCTGGCTGTCGTCGAAGTAGGCGGGCACGGTGATGACCGCCTCGGTGACGGTCTCGCCGAGATAATCCTCTGCCGCCTGCTTCAGCTTCTGGAGGATCATTGCCGAGATCTCGGGCGGGGAGTACCGCTTGCCGCGGATCTCGACATGCGCATCGCCGTTCGACGCCTCCGCGATCTTGTAGGGGAGCCGCTTGCGGGCATGCTCGACTTCGGGAGAAGAGTACTTTCTCCCCATGAGCCTCTTTATCGAAAAAACCGTGTTTTCGGGATTGGTGACCGCCTGCCGCTTGGCGATCTGGCCGGCGAGGCGCTCTCCTTTTTCGGTAAACGCGACCACGGAAGGAGTGATGCGCGACCCCTCCTGGTTCGGTATCACCACCGGCTCGCCGCCCATAACTACCGCCACTACCGAGTTCGTTGTTCCGAGATCTATGCCGATTGCCTTACCCATCTTCTCCTCCTTGGTCACTAATGAGATATATAAAATTCCTTGCGCGTGGTTACGGTTTCTTCGAGACGACGACGAGCGAGGGCCGCAGCACCTTGTCCTTGTAGAGGTACCCCTTCCTGAACTCCTCGACGACCGTATTGGGCTCCTTATCCGCCCGCTCGACCTGTGTCATGGCGTGATGGTAGGCGGGATCAAAGGGCTTGTCGAGCGCCTCGATCGGCACGATGCCGAACTTCTCCAGCGTCCGGTGCATCTCCCTGAGCGTATTCTCTACGCCCTGTACCAGGGCCTGCAGCGATCCGCCGTCGCCCTCTGCCGCGTGTTTCAACGCCATCTGCAGGTTATCGACAACCGGCAGGAGCTCATAGGCCAGCGATTCATTGGCATATTTGTTGAGCTCCTCCCTGTCTTTCTGCGCCTTCTTCCGGTAGTTGTCGAACTCCGCATAGAGGCGCACATATTTATCCTTCATCTCTTCCAGCTCGTTCTGTATGGTCTCTACCGCTTCGGGCATCTTGTCTTCGACCTCCGCAGCGGCGCCGAGCTCGCCGGCCTTGCCGGCTGCGCCCCCGGAAGCTGCTGTCGTCCGTTCTTGCTCATTCATAGGCTTTCACCCCCTGTAGCGCTATCGCTCAAAGGTCTTGCTGACGCACCGCGCCATCGCATCGACCATCAGTATCGCTTTCGCATAATCCATGCGCGTCGGCCCGACAAGCGCGATAACGCCCATCGGCCGGTCGCCCTCCCTGTAGGGGGAGATCACGAGGCTGAGATGCCTCAGGTCCTCGATAGGGTTTTCATCGCCGATGACCACCCTGACCCCCTCCGCCTCCATGAGCTCGTCGAGGAGCTTCAGGATCATATGCTTGTCCTTTATCGCCCGGGACAGCTCTTTGATGCGCGCCATGTTGGAGAAGTCGGGCAGGTTCATCACGTCGTAGAGGTCCGAGACGAAGATATCGTCCCCTCCGAAAGAGAGCGCCTGCTCGTAGATCTCGATCGCCTTTGCAACCAGCTTGTCCCATACCGCCTTCTCGTGCTTGATCCGCCCGATCAGCATGCCCTTGATCTCGTCGAGCAGGTAGCCCGAGTACTCTTCATTGAGATAATCGGCTATCCTGTTCAGGTCGTCCTGGGTAAGCTGAGGATCTACCTCGAGCACCTTGTTCTTGACGACCCCCTCGTCGGTCAGGAGCAGGGCGACCACCTTTGCCCCCCTATACCGGATGAGATCGATCTTCTTGAACGTGCTCTTCTCGGGCTTGGGCGGAACGGCGATGCCCACATAGTTGGACATCAGCGAGAGGGTCGCGGTTACCTCCGAGAACATCTCGTTGATATCGCTCTTTACCGAATCGAGCTTGGTGGTAAAATGCTTCATGAACTCACCGGGAAAGTCGTTGTAGTTACTCTTCTTTTCCGCATTCAAGAGAGAGTCTACAAAGAACCGGTACGCTTTATCCGTCGGGATCCGTCCTGCCGAGGTGTGGGGCTGGCTCAGCAGCCCGAGGTCCTCCAGGTCGGCCATAATGTTCCTGATAGTCGCCGAAGAGCACCCCATCGAAAACCGCTTCGTTATGAAACGCGAACCGACCGGCTCGGGCGCCTCGATATAGCTCTGCACTACGGCGTAGAGCACCTGTTTGCTTCTTTTATCAAGCATATCAAATAACATCGACAGTTGCACCTCACTTTAGCACTCGCTGTGACCGAGTGCTAATAATTTAACAGTAGGAGGCCGTACCTGTCAAGGTACGGCCTGTTTTTCAAGGTGGTATCGATGTCAGGGGATATTCAGGATTTCCGGCTGCCGCGGTCCGCCGGGACTACCACTGCAGCTTCCGCTGCATCAGCCTCTCGTACATCTTGGGCGGCATGAACGCCTGCTGGTGAATCTCATCGCTGTAATAGCGGGTATCGATAGTATAGGGCTGGCGCATCGTCCTGAGGTCGTGCTTTTTCGAAGCAGCGGAGAAGGTCCACCAGTTGCCTGCATAGGTTGCGATCGGCGCGGTATAGAGATCCACGAGGGGGAAGATGAGCTTCATCGCCTCCTGCACCTCGATGACGATATCCTTGTGGAAATGGAGCGATTCGGAGAGGGTCACGAACATGCCCTCGTCCGTGAGGGAATCCTTTACCGACTTGAAGAACTCGACGGTGAAGAGGCTCTTCGCAAAGCCGATGATGTCGGTCGAGTCGACGATCACGACATCGATATCGCCGTCCCTCCCCTTCACGAACTCCGCTCCGTCCATGCACTTTATCTCGACGCGGGGGTCATCGACGCCGCCCGCTACCGTGGGGAAGAACTTCTTCGATACGTTGATGACCTCCTCGTCGATCTCGATGAAGTATACCTTCTCGACCGCCTTGTGCTTCAGCACCTCCCTGACCGTCCCGCCGTCGCCGCCGCCGATAACGATCACCCGCCGCGGATCGGGGTGGGCATGCATCACCATATGCACCAGCATCTCGTGGTAGAAGAGCTCGTCGCGCTCGGTGATCTGCACCACGCCGTCGAGGATGAGCATCTTGCCGAAGTGAGGGTTCTCGATCACCATGATCTCCTGGAATGCGCTCTTGCTCTTATGAAGAATGGTTCCTACTTCGTAGACATACTGTATCGGGGCATAGGGGTCCTTCTCGAAAAACTTGATCATGGCGCTCCTCCTTATATGCGTTATGGTGTTATAGCGCACAGCGTTTATCGCGCCACAACACGAAAAGTATAATAGTCTCTCTCGACGCTACAGCGCATTGCGCTATAACGCCCAACGCTAAATAACGATCGTCTTGGGAATGGAAAACCCGTTGAACTCGGAGGCATAGGATATGGTATACGCCCCGCTCGAGAGGATCAGGATACGGTTGCCGATGTCGGGTTCCGGCAGCTCCACCTCCCTGTCGATCACATCGAAGCTGTCGCAGCTCGGGCCGGCGACGGTCCAGGTCTTGGCGTCGCTCCTGCTGCCCACTACATACGTGTATTTGATGCCGCCGATGCTCTCCATGAGCCCGTTGAAGACGCCCACGTCGATATACAGCCAGTTCTCGTCGCCGCGCTGCGCCTTTCCCACGACGGTCGAGACGAAGATGCCGGCATCGCCGACCACGGCCCTCCCGGGCTCTATGAAGATCTCGACATCCTGCGGGAACTTCTGGAATAGGGCCTTGTTCACCTTCTTTTCTATCGTTTCGATATCGACCACGTTCTTCGTGTAGCGGATCGGGTAGCCGCCGCCGATGTTCAGTATCTTCAGCCGTATGCCGTTCTGCTCGGCCGTCTCCCACAACTCCCGCGCCTTTTCGATCGCCGTATTCCAGTTGTATACGTTATTGCACTGCGATCCGACATGAAACGTGATCCCCACCGGCTCGAGCCCTTTCTCCCGGGCATAGAGCAGCAGCTCCGCTGCCTC containing:
- a CDS encoding 16S rRNA (uracil(1498)-N(3))-methyltransferase, whose protein sequence is MRIALSPEAIAQRIDISLPPDTSRYLLSVLRCSKGDRIEVIDGKGKAYDAEITGMTKREVRIAILGERQAAAEPPVPLFLCQGVLKGEKMDMVIQKATELGVKEIVPLIAERSLVRETRKVQRWGKIAEEAAEQSGRAVIPLVREPMTFAAFFSLQRAESLRGMIFWERTGLPLREALSRIALPPGSSSGDPSLHPYGSSPLHLFIGPEGGFSIDEVHRAEAQGIVPVTLGSRILRAETAAIVAVALVQFILEGEGAA
- the dnaJ gene encoding molecular chaperone DnaJ, translated to MKDYYSVLGVGRDATQEDIKKAFRQLALKYHPDRNPGDKESEERFKEINEAYTCLGDPEKRGNYDRYGTAEGLGAGAGYGFGGFGGGAPFEDLFEDIFDGFFGAFGGGKRTRATKGADLRYNLAVTLEEVAFGAEKTIKVPRWQACSVCSGTGAEPGSPPTTCSQCKGTGHIRFQQGFFSVSKTCGKCQGTGKIITNPCRTCEGNGKVKEQRELSVKIPAGVDSGSRLRLTGEGDFGSFGGPPGDLYVVLSVDEHPLFKRDGMNIYCQMPLSYPKAVFGGEVEVPTLNGPATLKIPPGTPSGKSFHLKNKGVPRIGSHHRGDQVVSVYIDVPKKLTPRQKELLEEFARISEEAHDDARGFKDKIKDLFSM
- the dnaK gene encoding molecular chaperone DnaK translates to MGKAIGIDLGTTNSVVAVVMGGEPVVIPNQEGSRITPSVVAFTEKGERLAGQIAKRQAVTNPENTVFSIKRLMGRKYSSPEVEHARKRLPYKIAEASNGDAHVEIRGKRYSPPEISAMILQKLKQAAEDYLGETVTEAVITVPAYFDDSQRQATKDAGQIAGLNVLRIINEPTAAALAYGLEKKKEEEVIVYDLGGGTFDVSVLEIGEGVIEVRSTNGDTYLGGDDFDLRIIDWLVDEFRKEQGIDLKQDKMALQRLKEAAERAKIELSTAAETEINLPFITADATGPKHLLMKLSRAKLEQLTDDLVQKTLEPCKKALADAGFSQKDIDEVILVGGQTRMPKVQQAVQGFFGKEPHKGVNPDEVVAVGAAIQAAVLKGEVKEVLLLDVTPLSLGIETLGGVFTKLIERNTTIPVKKSQVFSTATDSQPAVTIKVHQGEREMAADNKLLGVFELVGIPPAPRGVPQIEVTFDIDANGILHVSAKDLGTGKEQSIRITASSGLSEEEVKKMMRDAEAHAEEDRKKKALAEAKNSADTLVYSVEKSLKDYGDKLSETERKEIEAALEKCKRLKDTSTDAAELQAAVDELTKASHKIAEHIYRQQQAQQGAAGEAAGAGAGAQAKSPEEEVVEAEFEDVEKNK
- the grpE gene encoding nucleotide exchange factor GrpE, with protein sequence MNEQERTTAASGGAAGKAGELGAAAEVEDKMPEAVETIQNELEEMKDKYVRLYAEFDNYRKKAQKDREELNKYANESLAYELLPVVDNLQMALKHAAEGDGGSLQALVQGVENTLREMHRTLEKFGIVPIEALDKPFDPAYHHAMTQVERADKEPNTVVEEFRKGYLYKDKVLRPSLVVVSKKP
- the hrcA gene encoding heat-inducible transcriptional repressor HrcA, which produces MLDKRSKQVLYAVVQSYIEAPEPVGSRFITKRFSMGCSSATIRNIMADLEDLGLLSQPHTSAGRIPTDKAYRFFVDSLLNAEKKSNYNDFPGEFMKHFTTKLDSVKSDINEMFSEVTATLSLMSNYVGIAVPPKPEKSTFKKIDLIRYRGAKVVALLLTDEGVVKNKVLEVDPQLTQDDLNRIADYLNEEYSGYLLDEIKGMLIGRIKHEKAVWDKLVAKAIEIYEQALSFGGDDIFVSDLYDVMNLPDFSNMARIKELSRAIKDKHMILKLLDELMEAEGVRVVIGDENPIEDLRHLSLVISPYREGDRPMGVIALVGPTRMDYAKAILMVDAMARCVSKTFER
- the speE gene encoding polyamine aminopropyltransferase produces the protein MIKFFEKDPYAPIQYVYEVGTILHKSKSAFQEIMVIENPHFGKMLILDGVVQITERDELFYHEMLVHMVMHAHPDPRRVIVIGGGDGGTVREVLKHKAVEKVYFIEIDEEVINVSKKFFPTVAGGVDDPRVEIKCMDGAEFVKGRDGDIDVVIVDSTDIIGFAKSLFTVEFFKSVKDSLTDEGMFVTLSESLHFHKDIVIEVQEAMKLIFPLVDLYTAPIATYAGNWWTFSAASKKHDLRTMRQPYTIDTRYYSDEIHQQAFMPPKMYERLMQRKLQW
- a CDS encoding type III PLP-dependent enzyme — its product is MDLPSDFISRKTWNKVLNYIALSDEPPPYLLMDREVVAEKVAKIGKSIKNAKVFYAVKANPDIEVLKLMNSLGTGFEIASEGELQMLVSIGVEPGRIITSNPMKTFKFLEQAVDYGVAYYAYDSRVEVDKLARYAPGSKVYVRLSVPNEGSEWPLSKKFGVEMDEAAELLLYAREKGLEPVGITFHVGSQCNNVYNWNTAIEKARELWETAEQNGIRLKILNIGGGYPIRYTKNVVDIETIEKKVNKALFQKFPQDVEIFIEPGRAVVGDAGIFVSTVVGKAQRGDENWLYIDVGVFNGLMESIGGIKYTYVVGSRSDAKTWTVAGPSCDSFDVIDREVELPEPDIGNRILILSSGAYTISYASEFNGFSIPKTIVI